The Klebsiella sp. RHBSTW-00484 genome includes a window with the following:
- a CDS encoding lipocalin family protein, with protein sequence MKIWPVLTGVAIALTLVACKSPTPPKGVQPITGFDAGRYLGKWYEVARLENRFERGLEQVTATYGKRDDGGISVLNRGYDPQTQKWNESQGKAFFTGAPTTAALKVSFFGPFYGGYNVIALDDKYQYALVSGPNRDYLWILARTPTIPDAVKQEYLGIARELGFPVEKLLWVKHG encoded by the coding sequence ATGAAAATATGGCCCGTTCTGACCGGCGTCGCTATTGCACTGACGTTGGTTGCTTGTAAATCCCCAACCCCTCCGAAAGGGGTCCAGCCCATCACAGGGTTTGACGCTGGTCGCTACCTTGGCAAATGGTACGAAGTCGCACGCCTGGAGAATCGTTTTGAACGCGGTCTTGAACAAGTGACCGCAACTTACGGTAAACGCGATGATGGCGGGATCAGCGTTCTCAACCGGGGTTATGACCCGCAGACACAAAAATGGAATGAGAGCCAAGGCAAAGCCTTTTTTACCGGCGCACCGACCACTGCAGCGCTTAAAGTTTCATTCTTTGGGCCGTTTTATGGCGGCTACAATGTGATCGCGCTGGATGATAAATATCAATACGCGTTAGTCAGCGGCCCAAATCGTGATTACCTGTGGATCCTGGCGCGCACGCCGACGATCCCCGATGCCGTCAAGCAAGAGTATCTCGGCATTGCTCGCGAACTGGGTTTCCCGGTAGAAAAATTACTCTGGGTTAAGCACGGATAA
- a CDS encoding PTS sugar transporter subunit IIA, with the protein MIDNITLDNLHLSCQAKNKAEVLSMIGADFRKKGYVSEDCVVFLNERERQVSTFLGNGITLPHLPKSATNIIVKSGVEIFQFPDGVIWDRSNVMFIAIGVIAKESEHIDVLREIASIFSDEIIARALSLISNKQDFLKILQQHQ; encoded by the coding sequence ATGATCGATAATATTACGCTGGATAATTTGCACTTATCATGTCAGGCCAAAAATAAAGCCGAAGTTCTTTCCATGATTGGTGCTGATTTCAGAAAAAAGGGATATGTCAGCGAGGATTGCGTTGTTTTCCTCAACGAGAGAGAACGTCAGGTCTCTACTTTTTTAGGTAACGGCATTACGCTGCCGCATCTTCCTAAGTCAGCAACCAATATTATTGTTAAAAGCGGAGTGGAAATCTTTCAGTTTCCTGATGGCGTAATCTGGGATAGAAGCAATGTCATGTTCATTGCTATCGGCGTTATTGCTAAAGAGAGCGAGCATATCGATGTCCTGAGAGAGATCGCCTCTATTTTTAGCGATGAAATTATTGCCAGGGCGTTGTCATTAATCTCCAACAAGCAGGATTTCCTGAAAATACTGCAGCAGCATCAATAG
- a CDS encoding sugar porter family MFS transporter produces MSLIMNLNLQQRKRLHQITLVATFGGLLFGYDTGVINGAFSSLKQYMALTPTTEGLVMSVLLIGAALGSVFGGKFADFFGRRKYLLFLSFVFFIGALMSALAPDITVLLISRFILGYAVGGASVTAPTFISEVAPTEMRGKLTGLNEVAIVIGQLAAFAINAIIGIVWGHLPEVWRYMLMVQTIPAICLFVGMLRSPESPRWLISKNRHEEALEILKQIRPLERAMKEFNDITTLIKIEADKKLANKNSFVTILQTPWILKLLIVGIVWAALQQTTGVNVIMYYGTEILSTAGFSERTSLICNVLNGVFSVGGMIFGVMYLVDRFKRKTIIIYGFALMATLHLIIAGVDYTLVGDIKATAIWLLGAMFVGVMQGTMGFITWVVLAELFPLKFRGLSMGISVFFMWVMNAIVSYLFPLLQAKLGLGPVFLIFAAINYLAIIFVITALPETSNKSLEQLEEELSSNKYDARLNTATKESGL; encoded by the coding sequence ATGTCTCTTATAATGAATCTGAACCTACAACAGAGAAAACGACTACACCAAATAACTTTAGTAGCAACATTTGGCGGCCTGCTATTCGGTTACGACACCGGAGTTATTAATGGTGCATTTTCCTCACTGAAACAATATATGGCTCTGACACCAACCACAGAAGGTCTGGTAATGAGCGTGTTGCTGATCGGTGCCGCCTTAGGTAGCGTTTTCGGAGGGAAGTTCGCCGATTTCTTTGGCAGAAGAAAGTACCTGCTCTTTTTATCATTTGTTTTTTTCATCGGCGCACTAATGTCCGCACTTGCTCCAGATATCACGGTTCTTCTTATTTCTCGTTTTATTCTGGGTTATGCTGTCGGTGGTGCCTCAGTAACCGCGCCAACATTTATTTCTGAAGTCGCACCAACGGAAATGCGCGGTAAACTGACTGGCTTAAACGAAGTGGCGATTGTTATCGGACAGTTGGCCGCATTTGCCATCAACGCCATTATAGGCATTGTCTGGGGCCACCTCCCCGAAGTCTGGCGATATATGCTAATGGTACAAACCATACCCGCCATCTGCCTGTTTGTCGGTATGTTGCGCTCACCTGAAAGCCCCCGCTGGTTGATCAGTAAAAACCGCCATGAAGAAGCCCTCGAAATATTAAAACAAATCCGCCCGCTCGAACGTGCGATGAAAGAATTCAACGACATCACAACGTTAATTAAAATCGAAGCGGATAAAAAACTGGCTAATAAAAACTCTTTCGTAACGATTCTTCAGACACCGTGGATTCTCAAATTACTCATCGTTGGCATCGTTTGGGCCGCCTTGCAGCAAACCACCGGCGTCAACGTCATTATGTACTACGGCACGGAAATCCTGAGTACTGCGGGGTTCTCGGAAAGAACTTCATTGATATGCAACGTGCTCAATGGCGTATTTTCAGTAGGTGGCATGATATTCGGCGTGATGTACCTTGTTGACCGTTTTAAACGCAAGACCATCATCATCTACGGCTTTGCTCTCATGGCGACCCTTCACCTGATTATCGCTGGCGTAGACTACACCCTCGTCGGCGATATTAAAGCCACCGCAATCTGGCTGTTGGGTGCGATGTTCGTTGGGGTCATGCAGGGGACGATGGGCTTTATTACATGGGTGGTATTAGCCGAACTCTTCCCACTGAAATTCCGCGGATTGTCGATGGGTATCTCGGTATTTTTCATGTGGGTAATGAATGCGATAGTCAGCTATCTGTTCCCTTTATTACAGGCCAAGCTCGGATTAGGCCCAGTGTTCCTTATCTTCGCTGCGATTAACTATTTAGCTATCATCTTTGTCATAACAGCGTTGCCAGAAACATCGAACAAATCGCTGGAACAGTTAGAAGAAGAACTTTCATCGAATAAATATGATGCACGACTCAACACAGCGACAAAGGAAAGCGGATTATGA
- the ychF gene encoding redox-regulated ATPase YchF, producing the protein MGFKCGIVGLPNVGKSTLFNALTKAGIEAANFPFCTIEPNTGVVPMPDPRLDKLAEIVKPQRILPTTMEFVDIAGLVKGASKGEGLGNQFLTNIRETEAIGHVVRCFENDNIIHVNNKVDPADDIEVINTELALSDLDTCERALHRVQKKAKGGDKDAKAEQAALEKCLPQLENAGMLRALKNLTEEDKAAIKYLSFLTLKPTMYIANVNEDGFENNPYLDKVREIAAAEGSVVVAVCAAVESDIAELDDADREEFMAELGIEEPGLNRVIRAGYELLNLQTYFTAGVKEVRAWTIPVGATAPQAAGKIHTDFEKGFIRAQTIAFEDFITYKGEQGAKEAGKMRAEGKDYIVKDGDIMNFLFNV; encoded by the coding sequence ATGGGATTCAAATGCGGTATCGTCGGTTTGCCCAACGTCGGCAAATCCACCCTGTTCAATGCGCTCACCAAAGCGGGTATTGAAGCGGCCAACTTCCCCTTCTGTACCATCGAGCCGAACACCGGTGTCGTTCCGATGCCCGATCCGCGTCTGGACAAACTGGCTGAAATCGTCAAACCGCAGCGTATTCTGCCAACCACCATGGAATTCGTCGATATCGCAGGTCTGGTAAAAGGCGCGTCTAAAGGCGAAGGTCTGGGTAACCAGTTTCTGACCAACATTCGTGAAACCGAAGCTATCGGTCACGTGGTGCGCTGCTTTGAAAACGACAACATTATCCACGTTAACAATAAAGTGGATCCGGCTGACGATATCGAAGTTATCAACACCGAACTGGCGCTGTCCGATCTGGACACCTGTGAGCGCGCCCTGCACCGCGTGCAGAAAAAAGCCAAAGGCGGCGATAAAGACGCTAAAGCTGAGCAGGCGGCTCTGGAAAAATGCCTGCCGCAGCTGGAAAACGCCGGTATGCTGCGTGCGCTGAAAAACCTGACCGAAGAAGACAAAGCGGCAATCAAATACCTGAGCTTCCTGACCCTGAAGCCAACCATGTATATCGCTAACGTCAACGAAGACGGTTTTGAGAATAACCCGTACCTCGATAAAGTGCGCGAAATCGCGGCTGCGGAAGGTTCTGTAGTGGTTGCCGTTTGCGCCGCTGTTGAATCCGATATCGCTGAACTCGACGATGCCGATCGCGAGGAGTTCATGGCAGAACTGGGAATTGAAGAACCGGGTCTGAACCGCGTTATCCGCGCTGGTTACGAACTGTTGAACCTGCAAACCTACTTCACCGCTGGCGTGAAGGAAGTTCGTGCGTGGACCATCCCAGTTGGCGCAACCGCACCGCAGGCGGCAGGTAAAATCCACACCGACTTCGAAAAAGGCTTTATCCGCGCCCAAACCATCGCCTTTGAAGACTTTATTACCTATAAAGGCGAGCAAGGTGCTAAAGAAGCCGGGAAAATGCGTGCTGAAGGTAAAGATTATATTGTGAAAGATGGCGATATCATGAACTTCCTGTTCAACGTCTAA
- the pth gene encoding aminoacyl-tRNA hydrolase, giving the protein MTIKLIVGLANPGAEYAATRHNAGAWYVDLLAERNRAPLREESKFFGYTSRINLAGEDVRLLVPTTFMNLSGKAVSAMATFFRINPDEILVAHDELDLPPGVAKFKLGGGHGGHNGLKDIINKLGNNPNFHRLRVGIGHPGDKNKVVGFVLGKPPVSEQKLIDEAVDEAVRCTEVWLKEGLTKATNRLHAFKAQ; this is encoded by the coding sequence GTGACCATAAAATTGATTGTCGGCCTGGCGAATCCCGGCGCTGAATACGCAGCGACCCGACATAACGCCGGTGCCTGGTATGTAGATTTATTAGCTGAGCGTAACCGCGCACCGCTGCGCGAAGAGAGCAAATTCTTCGGCTACACCTCACGGATTAACCTTGCTGGTGAAGATGTTCGTCTGCTGGTACCCACCACCTTTATGAATCTTAGCGGTAAAGCCGTATCGGCAATGGCAACCTTCTTTCGCATCAATCCAGATGAAATTCTGGTGGCCCACGATGAACTCGACCTGCCGCCCGGCGTAGCTAAATTCAAACTTGGCGGCGGCCATGGCGGCCATAATGGCCTGAAAGACATCATCAACAAACTGGGTAATAACCCGAACTTTCACCGCTTACGTGTGGGAATTGGTCATCCGGGCGATAAAAATAAAGTTGTCGGTTTTGTTTTGGGAAAACCGCCCGTTAGCGAACAGAAACTCATTGATGAAGCTGTTGACGAAGCGGTGCGTTGTACCGAAGTTTGGCTGAAAGAAGGCCTCACCAAAGCGACCAACCGATTACACGCTTTTAAAGCGCAATAA
- the ychH gene encoding stress-induced protein YchH translates to MKRRNASLLGNVLMGLGLVVMVVGVGYSILNQLPQLDLPQFFAHGAILSIFVGAVLWLAGARIGGHEQVSDRYWWVRHYDKRCRRDQHRHS, encoded by the coding sequence ATGAAACGCAGAAACGCTTCGTTACTCGGTAATGTGCTGATGGGGTTGGGGTTGGTCGTCATGGTTGTCGGCGTTGGTTACTCTATTCTAAACCAGCTTCCGCAGCTTGACCTGCCGCAGTTTTTTGCGCATGGCGCAATTTTAAGCATTTTTGTCGGCGCGGTTCTGTGGCTGGCAGGTGCGCGTATCGGCGGCCATGAACAGGTCAGCGACAGATACTGGTGGGTTCGTCATTACGACAAACGCTGCCGCCGCGATCAGCATCGCCACAGCTGA
- a CDS encoding MerR family transcriptional regulator yields MLIQVGELAKRAGITVRTLHHYEQTGLLTPSARSAAGYRLYNLAAVQRLHTIKVLAQAGLELATIKDYLARDAFSLSDLLVKQITTLDRQLQTISTLRERLALLRDELDRGSDPDLESWLQMLELMKMYDRWFSQQELQVLPFAEQDEQRNQAWRALVDEVQGLMRKQCPADAPQAMSMATRWMEQLEQDTAGRPEFLTRLNEMHAAEPQMCEQTGVTPQIIDFITHAFAESKLEIWARYLSAEELAFTRQHYFDRLMEWPALVAELHYACREQLTPASSQGQQLAQRWLALFQSYAGDNPQTQQKFRYAMEQEPHLMKGTWMTPEVLAWLQQAIGVMMRQAQGPAAS; encoded by the coding sequence ATGTTAATTCAGGTGGGAGAACTGGCGAAGCGCGCCGGAATAACCGTTCGCACGCTACATCACTATGAACAAACAGGATTGCTGACCCCTTCAGCCAGAAGCGCGGCGGGTTACCGGCTATACAATCTGGCGGCCGTTCAGCGGCTGCATACGATCAAGGTGTTGGCTCAGGCCGGGCTGGAACTCGCCACTATTAAGGACTATCTCGCCAGGGATGCTTTCTCGCTGTCTGACCTGCTGGTCAAGCAGATAACCACTCTTGATCGGCAGCTACAAACCATCTCAACGCTGCGCGAACGGCTGGCGCTGCTGCGCGATGAGTTAGACAGGGGAAGCGACCCCGATCTGGAGTCCTGGCTACAGATGCTGGAGCTAATGAAAATGTACGATCGCTGGTTTAGTCAACAGGAACTACAGGTGCTGCCGTTCGCGGAGCAGGATGAGCAACGTAATCAAGCCTGGCGGGCGCTGGTTGATGAAGTTCAGGGATTAATGCGCAAGCAATGCCCGGCAGATGCCCCTCAGGCGATGAGTATGGCGACCCGCTGGATGGAACAGTTAGAGCAGGATACCGCTGGACGACCTGAATTTTTGACCCGGCTGAATGAAATGCATGCCGCCGAACCACAGATGTGCGAACAAACAGGCGTTACCCCGCAGATCATTGACTTTATCACTCACGCTTTTGCGGAAAGTAAACTGGAGATCTGGGCGCGCTATCTGAGCGCCGAGGAGCTGGCGTTCACCCGGCAGCACTATTTCGATCGGTTGATGGAATGGCCGGCGTTAGTGGCGGAACTGCATTATGCGTGTCGCGAACAGCTGACACCGGCTTCATCGCAAGGACAGCAGCTTGCACAACGCTGGCTGGCGTTGTTTCAGTCTTACGCCGGAGATAACCCGCAAACTCAGCAGAAGTTTCGCTACGCGATGGAGCAGGAGCCGCATTTGATGAAGGGAACGTGGATGACTCCGGAGGTGCTTGCCTGGCTTCAGCAGGCTATAGGGGTGATGATGCGGCAGGCACAGGGGCCTGCCGCCAGCTAA
- the dauA gene encoding C4-dicarboxylic acid transporter DauA has protein sequence MNRLFSSHVMPFRALIDACWKEKYTASRFTRDVIAGITVGIIAIPLAMALAIGSGVAPQYGLYTSAVAGIVIALSGGSRFSVSGPTAAFVVILYPVSQQFGLAGLLVATLMSGVFLILFGLARFGRLIEYIPLSVTLGFTSGIGITIGTMQIKDFLGLQMAHVPEHYLQKVGALFMALPTINLGDAAIGVVTLGILIFWPRLGIRLPGHLPALLAGCAVMGVVNLVGGHVATIGSQFHYILADGSQGNGIPQLLPQLVLPWDMPGSDFTLSWASLQALLPAAFSMAMLGAIESLLCAVVLDGMTGTKHKANSELIGQGLGNIVAPFFGGITATAAIARSAANVRAGATSPVSAVIHALLVIMALLVLAPLLSWLPLSAMAALLLMVAWNMSEAHKVVNLLRHGPKDDIIVLLMCMSLTVLFDMVIAISVGIVLASLLFMRRIARMTRLAPVNVEVPDDVLVLRVIGPLFFAAAEGLFTDLETRVEGKRIVVLKWDAVPVLDAGGLDAFQRFVSKLPEGCELRVSNLEFQPLRTLARAGVKPIAGRLSFYPDRNAALADI, from the coding sequence GTGAATAGATTATTTTCCTCACATGTGATGCCTTTCCGCGCCCTCATCGACGCTTGCTGGAAAGAAAAATATACCGCATCGCGATTTACCCGCGATGTCATTGCCGGGATTACCGTCGGGATCATCGCCATTCCGCTGGCGATGGCGCTGGCAATAGGCAGCGGCGTAGCGCCACAGTACGGACTTTATACCTCCGCTGTCGCCGGGATCGTCATCGCCCTATCCGGTGGGTCGCGCTTCAGCGTCTCAGGACCAACCGCTGCCTTCGTGGTCATTTTGTACCCGGTTTCGCAGCAGTTTGGCCTTGCGGGGCTGCTGGTGGCGACGTTAATGTCGGGGGTGTTTTTAATTCTTTTCGGCCTGGCACGCTTTGGTCGCCTGATTGAGTACATCCCGCTGTCAGTCACGCTCGGTTTTACCTCCGGGATTGGTATCACCATTGGTACCATGCAGATTAAAGATTTCCTCGGCCTGCAGATGGCCCACGTGCCTGAACATTATTTGCAGAAAGTCGGCGCACTGTTTATGGCCCTGCCGACGATTAACCTCGGTGATGCGGCTATTGGCGTGGTCACGCTAGGGATCTTAATTTTCTGGCCACGCCTGGGGATCCGTCTTCCAGGCCACCTTCCAGCTCTACTGGCAGGCTGTGCGGTGATGGGCGTAGTCAACCTGGTTGGCGGCCACGTCGCCACTATCGGCTCTCAGTTCCACTATATTCTCGCCGACGGCAGCCAGGGCAACGGTATTCCGCAATTGCTGCCGCAGTTGGTTCTGCCGTGGGATATGCCCGGTTCGGACTTTACGCTCAGCTGGGCCTCGCTGCAGGCACTGCTCCCGGCGGCGTTTTCGATGGCTATGCTGGGGGCGATTGAATCGCTGCTCTGCGCCGTGGTATTGGATGGCATGACCGGCACCAAGCATAAAGCCAATAGTGAACTGATTGGCCAGGGCCTTGGCAACATCGTTGCACCGTTCTTCGGCGGTATTACCGCCACTGCCGCCATTGCCCGTTCAGCAGCAAACGTCCGTGCTGGCGCAACCTCACCGGTTTCCGCCGTGATCCACGCCCTGCTGGTAATCATGGCGCTACTGGTCCTCGCGCCGCTGCTTTCCTGGCTTCCGCTTTCCGCGATGGCGGCGCTGCTGCTGATGGTGGCATGGAATATGAGCGAGGCGCATAAGGTTGTGAACTTACTGCGTCACGGCCCGAAAGACGACATTATCGTGCTGCTGATGTGTATGTCGCTGACCGTGCTGTTTGATATGGTTATCGCCATCAGCGTGGGTATCGTGCTGGCCTCACTGTTGTTTATGCGCCGGATTGCGCGCATGACTCGCCTCGCGCCGGTCAACGTTGAAGTGCCTGACGATGTGTTGGTGCTACGCGTGATAGGGCCACTGTTCTTCGCTGCCGCTGAGGGGCTGTTTACCGATCTGGAAACGCGGGTTGAAGGTAAACGTATCGTTGTGCTGAAGTGGGATGCGGTGCCGGTGCTGGATGCCGGTGGGCTTGATGCCTTCCAGCGCTTTGTCAGTAAGCTGCCGGAAGGCTGTGAGCTGCGCGTCTCTAACCTCGAGTTTCAACCGCTGCGCACTTTGGCGCGCGCGGGCGTTAAACCGATTGCGGGCCGCCTGAGCTTTTACCCGGATCGTAACGCCGCGCTGGCGGACATTTAA
- the prs gene encoding ribose-phosphate diphosphokinase: MPDMKLFAGNATPELAQRIANRLYTSLGDAAVGRFSDGEVSVQINENVRGGDIFIIQSTCAPTNDNLMELVVMVDALRRASAGRITAVIPYFGYARQDRRVRSARVPITAKVVADFLSSVGVDRVLTVDLHAEQIQGFFDVPVDNVFGSPILLEDMLQLNLDNPIVVSPDIGGVVRARAIAKLLHDTDMAIIDKRRPRANVSQVMHIIGDVAGRDCVMVDDMIDTGGTLCKAAEALKERGAKRVFAYATHPIFSGNAIQNIQNSVIDEFVVCDTIPLAPEIKALAKVRTLTLSGMLAEAIRRISNEESISAMFEH, translated from the coding sequence GTGCCTGATATGAAGCTTTTTGCTGGTAACGCTACCCCGGAACTAGCACAACGTATTGCCAACCGCCTGTACACTTCTCTTGGCGACGCCGCTGTAGGTCGTTTTAGCGACGGCGAAGTCAGCGTACAAATCAATGAAAACGTACGCGGTGGTGATATTTTCATCATCCAGTCCACTTGTGCTCCCACCAATGACAACCTGATGGAATTGGTTGTTATGGTTGATGCTCTGCGTCGTGCTTCGGCAGGTCGTATCACCGCTGTTATCCCTTACTTCGGTTATGCTCGCCAGGACCGTCGTGTTCGTTCTGCTCGCGTACCTATCACCGCAAAAGTGGTTGCCGACTTCCTGTCCAGCGTTGGCGTCGACCGTGTCCTGACCGTTGATCTGCATGCAGAACAAATTCAGGGCTTCTTTGATGTTCCGGTTGATAACGTATTCGGCAGCCCAATCCTGCTGGAAGACATGTTGCAGCTGAATCTGGATAACCCGATTGTGGTTTCTCCGGACATCGGCGGCGTCGTTCGTGCTCGTGCTATTGCCAAGCTGCTGCACGATACCGACATGGCTATTATCGACAAACGTCGCCCGCGCGCTAACGTCTCTCAGGTGATGCACATCATCGGTGACGTCGCTGGTCGTGACTGCGTGATGGTTGACGATATGATTGATACCGGCGGTACCCTGTGTAAAGCAGCAGAAGCACTGAAAGAACGTGGCGCTAAACGCGTATTCGCTTACGCAACGCACCCGATCTTCTCAGGTAATGCTATCCAGAATATCCAAAACTCTGTGATTGACGAATTCGTCGTCTGCGATACCATTCCACTGGCACCAGAAATCAAAGCGCTGGCAAAAGTTCGTACTCTGACGCTGTCTGGCATGCTGGCCGAAGCGATTCGTCGTATCAGCAACGAAGAATCCATCTCTGCCATGTTCGAACACTAA